The following is a genomic window from Actinomadura sp. WMMB 499.
GTCTCCAACCGCCCGCCCGCGTGCTGGACCAGGTCGAGACCGCGCGGCGGAGCCGCGGCGAGCCGCGATCGCAGCTCCTCCTCCAAGGCCCGCAGCGCTTCGGTGGCCGAGGCGGTGTCGGCCACCTGGTTGCGAATCCGGTCTACGGAGCGTTGCCAGACGGCGTCGACCGGCACCCATCGGTTCCGTAGTTCGGTCACCGGCACGCCGACGAACGGCGCCATCCCCCAAGGCTTGAAATGCACCCCGACGAGCCGTACCAGCGTGGGGTACTCGACGAGAAAACGCCTGGTCCAGACGCCCATGAACCACCCATCGGTCAGCAGTGCCGACGGCACCGAAGGGTCGGAATCCCGCAGGCGGGCGGGTCCGCCCAGGTTGACGAACAGGTGCGCCGACGGCATCGGCGGCACGTTCATGCGGCGGTGCCGCGGCACTCCGGTCAGGCAGTAGATGTCGTCGATGAACTGATCGAGCGGAGGGGCGGGCACCCGGCCGACGTACTCCATCGGCTCAGTGTGGCGGACGAGGGCTCGGTTCGTCCGGGCAGGAAGCGCCTGCTGAGCTGTGGACGGTGGCCGTCTCCTCGTGTGACCCCTCAGGGCACGCGGTGGTCCACTCGGTCGCGCGGCTGCCCCTGTCTATGACGGCTCTGCGGGCGCGGTGCGGCGGCGTGGCTGTCGGACGGTGGGGGTGCGGGCCGGACGCTCCCCGGGGAGATGTCGAAGGTGCGTTTGAACGCCCGGCAGAACGCCGCTTCGGAGTGGTAGCCGAAGCGGCGGGCGACTGCGGAGAGCGGCTCTCGCGTCTGCTGCAAGTGGTTGCGGGCGAGCTGCATCCGCCAGTGGGTCAGGTAACGCATGGGGGGTTCGCCGATGAGATCGGTGAAGCGTGCCGCGAACGCCGACCGGGACATGCCGGCCTCGCGTGCGAGCGAGGTGAGGCTCCACTCCCGTCCGGGCGCCCGGTGGACGGCGGTGAGCGCCCGGCCGACCTGCCCGTCGCGAAGGGCGGCCAGCCAGCCCTGGCGTGCTTCCGGGGCCGTGTCCAGCCAGGAACGGATCGCTTGGATGACCAGGATGTCGGCGAGCCGGGTCAGGACGGTCTCCCCGCCCGGCCGCAGAGCCTGCGCCTCCCGGGAGATGAGTCGCAGTGCGCTGTGCAGCCATTCGTCGTCCCAGGCGTCGAGATGGACGACCGGGGGGAGTTGGGCGACGAGCCGGTTTCCGGCGGCGTGGTCGAAGCGCACCGCCCCGTAGGTGACCTGCGTGGCCTCGCCGCCTCCGCCGTGCCGCATGATCTCGTACCGTTCGCTGATCTGCTCGACCGGGATGTCGAAGAGCGCCTCGGTGGCGGCGTGCGGATCGCTCCGGAAACGGTGCGGCACGCCGTGCGGGAGGAGTGTCAGGCCGCCCGCCTGGAGGAGCCGGGGTTCGGCGCCGTCGACGTCGAGCCAGCAGTGTCCGGTGGTGACGACCACGAGCGTCATCAGTCCCGGTAGCGCCGGGACGGCGACTCCCCAGGGGGCGGTCAGCTCGGCCCGGCAGTAGAGCGTGCCGGTCAGCCGCAAGAGGTGGAGGGCCTCCCCGAGAAGGTCGGTGTGAGCGGGCAGCGGTCGGGCACCGGTCGGCATGCCGCCATCCTGCCTCCTCGGTCGATCCGTCCGCCAGTCTGGACGAACGGCAAAGAGGATCGGATCCACGATGATTGTTCGTCCGGTGCATGCCTTTGAGACTGGGTTCAGTCGTCCAGGATCAAGGAGCATCGCATGTCATCTCGTCCCATCCTCGTTATCGGGTCGACCGGGAAAACCGGTCGGCGCGTCGCCGGACTGCTCGCGGAGGGCGGTCAGGAGGTCCGCCGGGCCGGGCGGCGCACCGACCCCCCGTTCTCATGGGAGCGGCCGTCCACGTGG
Proteins encoded in this region:
- a CDS encoding AraC family transcriptional regulator, with protein sequence MPTGARPLPAHTDLLGEALHLLRLTGTLYCRAELTAPWGVAVPALPGLMTLVVVTTGHCWLDVDGAEPRLLQAGGLTLLPHGVPHRFRSDPHAATEALFDIPVEQISERYEIMRHGGGGEATQVTYGAVRFDHAAGNRLVAQLPPVVHLDAWDDEWLHSALRLISREAQALRPGGETVLTRLADILVIQAIRSWLDTAPEARQGWLAALRDGQVGRALTAVHRAPGREWSLTSLAREAGMSRSAFAARFTDLIGEPPMRYLTHWRMQLARNHLQQTREPLSAVARRFGYHSEAAFCRAFKRTFDISPGSVRPAPPPSDSHAAAPRPQSRHRQGQPRDRVDHRVP
- a CDS encoding AraC family transcriptional regulator, with amino-acid sequence MEYVGRVPAPPLDQFIDDIYCLTGVPRHRRMNVPPMPSAHLFVNLGGPARLRDSDPSVPSALLTDGWFMGVWTRRFLVEYPTLVRLVGVHFKPWGMAPFVGVPVTELRNRWVPVDAVWQRSVDRIRNQVADTASATEALRALEEELRSRLAAAPPRGLDLVQHAGGRLETAHGALSIGALSDAAGVSGNHLAAQFKSHVGVTPKRMARIYRFARLILSVDALRPVDWSDLAHTAGYFDRAHFSKEFKDFTGHTPTEYLALRRRCPAEQGFPPDDGPMPAD